The following proteins are encoded in a genomic region of Streptomyces roseochromogenus subsp. oscitans DS 12.976:
- a CDS encoding DUF2637 domain-containing protein, which produces MHRVLIGVVVTGALIIAGIGFAGSYAAVRALAIKKGFGNFSYVFPVGIDAGICVLLALDLLLTWIRIPFPLLRQTAWLLTAATIAFNGAAAWPDPLGVGMHAVIPILFVVAVEAARHAIGRIADITADKHMEGVRLTRWLLSPVPTFLLWRRMKLWELRSYDQVIKLEQERLVYQASLRSRYGRAWRRKAPVESLMPLRLARYGVPLAETAPAGLAAAGIDEPPIAFTSSRAPVLVSAPTAALEVGARDGAADVHPVGSATETAAAGPEAEEPNPPVQAAAIQKETEALGEAYRAWLSNFQAEPTAAQFALWIHDNLGIGTGVGEPLSDEQVQPLLEVLKERYGAEMPPDDAETAADGPQEQGGDEFSWEDYFHSAWVAYTQERGGQPSGAALAAYVYERDGITNAAGGPITAEDLEAFVARFQERTFGSVPMNEEADGAKTGPVDQGAARAASSYADRSSVMPARVEQSAMTPTASAAEAPQPLDLPQQQTVRNLAPSPSASSSAGNEATARMPEQAAREQDLDPIQQQIAQVAGWLAEAEEAGKKLSGSEVGRRLGVAERTGRRRLAEAEKYLSEQRRQQARAHLRSVTDR; this is translated from the coding sequence ATGCACCGCGTTCTCATCGGCGTGGTCGTGACCGGCGCCTTGATCATCGCTGGCATCGGCTTTGCCGGCTCCTACGCGGCCGTCCGGGCTCTGGCCATCAAGAAGGGCTTCGGGAACTTCTCCTACGTGTTCCCGGTCGGCATCGACGCGGGCATCTGTGTCTTGCTGGCCCTAGATCTGCTCCTGACCTGGATACGCATCCCCTTCCCGCTGCTACGTCAGACCGCCTGGCTGCTGACCGCGGCGACCATCGCCTTCAACGGTGCGGCCGCATGGCCGGACCCACTGGGCGTCGGCATGCACGCGGTGATCCCAATCCTGTTCGTGGTCGCGGTCGAGGCGGCCCGGCACGCGATCGGCCGGATCGCCGACATCACAGCCGACAAGCACATGGAAGGCGTCCGCCTCACCCGCTGGCTGCTCTCACCGGTGCCGACCTTCCTCCTCTGGCGCCGCATGAAGCTGTGGGAGCTGCGCTCCTACGACCAGGTGATCAAGCTGGAGCAGGAACGCCTCGTCTACCAAGCGAGTCTGCGCTCCCGCTACGGCCGGGCATGGCGCCGGAAGGCTCCAGTGGAGTCGCTCATGCCGCTGCGGCTGGCTCGCTACGGTGTTCCCCTCGCTGAGACTGCGCCCGCGGGGCTGGCCGCCGCGGGCATCGATGAGCCGCCGATCGCGTTCACCAGCTCACGGGCCCCGGTCCTCGTGTCCGCGCCGACCGCTGCGCTGGAGGTCGGTGCTCGCGATGGGGCAGCAGACGTGCACCCCGTCGGGTCGGCAACTGAGACGGCCGCGGCCGGGCCCGAGGCTGAAGAGCCGAACCCGCCAGTGCAGGCAGCGGCGATACAGAAGGAGACCGAGGCGCTCGGCGAGGCCTACCGGGCGTGGCTGTCCAACTTCCAGGCCGAACCGACCGCCGCCCAGTTCGCGCTCTGGATTCACGACAACCTGGGCATCGGCACCGGCGTCGGCGAGCCGCTGTCGGATGAACAGGTGCAGCCCCTGCTCGAGGTCCTGAAGGAACGCTACGGCGCTGAGATGCCCCCGGATGACGCCGAGACCGCTGCGGATGGCCCGCAGGAGCAGGGCGGTGATGAGTTTTCGTGGGAGGACTACTTCCACAGTGCGTGGGTCGCGTACACGCAGGAACGCGGCGGTCAGCCCAGCGGGGCTGCGCTCGCCGCGTACGTGTACGAGCGGGACGGAATCACCAACGCGGCCGGTGGACCCATCACCGCCGAGGACCTGGAGGCATTCGTTGCCCGCTTCCAGGAGCGCACGTTCGGAAGTGTTCCGATGAACGAGGAAGCCGACGGCGCCAAGACCGGTCCCGTTGACCAGGGTGCGGCGCGGGCGGCATCTTCGTACGCCGATCGGTCGTCCGTGATGCCGGCGCGTGTTGAGCAGTCGGCTATGACGCCCACCGCATCGGCAGCCGAGGCACCCCAACCTCTTGACCTGCCACAGCAGCAGACCGTGCGCAATCTCGCCCCCAGCCCGTCAGCAAGTTCATCGGCGGGCAATGAGGCCACCGCCCGGATGCCGGAACAAGCGGCCCGGGAGCAGGATCTGGATCCGATCCAGCAGCAGATCGCTCAGGTGGCCGGATGGTTGGCCGAGGCTGAGGAGGCCGGTAAGAAGCTGTCCGGGTCCGAGGTAGGCCGGCGGCTGGGCGTGGCCGAGCGGACGGGCCGACGACGGCTGGCGGAGGCGGAGAAGTATCTGTCGGAGCAGCGACGCCAGCAGGCCCGGGCACACCTGCGGTCGGTCACTGACCGATGA